The following are encoded together in the Tribolium castaneum strain GA2 chromosome 3, icTriCast1.1, whole genome shotgun sequence genome:
- the LOC659425 gene encoding uncharacterized protein LOC659425, translating into MSEKMSSQSQDFNVIQFEKRLTALKDSQENINACCKWCLENRQFHKKIVNSWLNVLKRVKVEQRLNLFYLANDVIQYSKRKQYEFVDSWGTALQKATTLVRDDKVKHKIVRIFNIWQQRGVYNEEFISDLCGLISVVPTASKNDEPHEFQSSYVINKIKQCSKLETETDLKLKVLKEHNPKIQLETESLCTSLKDRAHVDDVEKELEVYVKHLEGYINALKAEIKCRITNISVLKQANNQLDKDKKDVKVVANAYKVFGNKVKAFQKKLEEHMLTLSSPVPSPDVNAPSPSPDCDIELPDDNEMKNNNSHVEYNAAVPFSAGYYNPVPPPSTEPSNFVTNGYTSFIGSSFNVQNLNTSTLFTNTQTTNTLTEVTNSNYDLSSVLQSIARPPPPPIEPSTETPSFPYQEGPHMPLLPPPMPPFSENSYQFTNTSFTQPVYETAPMGAPDEYNPEQEPETWDTDPSWTQPTLDTDTPESPPNFEKEGYIEGAEYHDNVVSSGVADVDHRLLHPLDGARGRKDVDHRNLISLTGSPADVSSNVWTPSGPDQDYRVEDQDYRLPPFNIEQLKLPPPPPPPPKKILSPRKLQDNTESIDMELSEDETEEKMHPPLLKPPPPLPDLPDDVDANSFLDDLDNDLNSNEFTANLHDPEMGGFGPWRPPKPNFGGFRRGHRGRGVMMRGRGRGFRGANFRARGFRGGRRAPRS; encoded by the exons GACTCAACCTGTTTTATTTAGCGAACGATGTTATCCAGTATTCGAAGCGGAAACAGTACGAGTTTGTGGACAGTTGGGGCACTGCCTTGCAGAAAGCCACCACTTTAGTCAG AGACGACAAAGTCAAACACAAAATCGTGCGGATTTTCAACATTTGGCAACAGAGGGGCGTTTACAACGAGGAGTTTATCTCGGATTTGTGTGGACTGATTAGCGTCGTGCCTACGGCTTCCAAAAACGACGAACCGCACGAATTCCAG tcgtcttaTGTTATCAACAAGATCAAACAGTGTTCCAAGCTCGAAACTGAAACcgatttaaaactaaaggtttTGAAGGAACACAACCCGAAAATACAGCTCGAGACTGAGTCACTTTGCACGTCGCTGAAAG atCGGGCGCATGTTGACGACGTGGAAAAGGAATTAGAAGTTTACGTCAAGCATTTAGAAGGGTACATTAATGCCCTTAAGGCGGAAATTAAGTGTCGGATCACCAATATCTCAGTACTGAAACAAGCCAACAACCAGTTGGATAAGGACAAGAAAGATGTGAAAGTTGTGGCGAAT GCTTATAAAGTGTTCGGGAACAAGGTTAAAGCATTCCAGAAGAAATTAGAGGAGCATATGTTGACGCTGAGCAGTCCGGTCCCTTCTCCCGATGTAAATGCCCCCTCACCTAGTCCTGATTGTGATATCGAGCTGCCTGACGATAACGAAATGAAAAACAACA ATTCTCACGTTGAGTACAACGCGGCGGTTCCTTTTTCCGCCGGTTATTACAACCCTGTGCCACCCCCATCTACAGAACCTTCAAATTTCGTTACCAACGGTTACACGAGTTTCATTGGCTCAAGTTTCAACGTCCAA aaTTTAAACACCTCAACTCTTTTCACCAACACCCAAACAACAAATACGCTGACGGAGGTCACGAATAGTAATTACGACTTGTCGTCGGTTTTACAATCAATAGCTAGGCCTCCGCCACCTCCCATCGAACCCTCAACAGAAACACCCTCTTTTCCGTATCAAGAGGGCCCCCACATGCCCCTACTCCCGCCCCCCATGCCCCCATTTAGTGAAAACTCGTACCAGTTTACAAATACGAGTTTCACGCAACCCGTGTACGAAACCGCCCCCATGGGGGCCCCCGACGAGTACAACCCGGAGCAAGAGCCCGAAACGTGGGACACTGACCCGAGTTGGACGCAACCAACGCTTGATACAGACACGCCTGAGAGCCCCCCTAATTTCGAGAAAGAGGGCTATATCGAAGGGGCGGAGTACCACGATAATGTGGTCTCGAGCGGGGTTGCTGACGTTGACCACAGATTACTACACCCGTTAG ACGGGGCTAGGGGGCGCAAGGACGTTGATCACCGCAATTTGATCAGTCTGACGGGGTCGCCCGCCGACGTTTCGTCCAACGTTTGGACGCCCTCAGGACCCGATCAG GATTATCGTGTCGAAGACCAGGATTACAGACTACCGCCGTTCAACATCGAACAATTGAAGCTTCCGCCGCCTCCACCACCGCCCCCGAAAAAGATTCTCTCCCCCCGGAAACTGCAAGACAACACCGAGAGCATCGACATGGAGCTAAGCGAGGACGAGACGGAGGAGAAAATGCACCCGCCTTTGCTGAAGCCGCCGCCCCCGCTCCCGGACCTGCCGGACGACGTGGACGCCAACAGTTTTCTCGACGATCTCGACAATGACCTGAATTCGAACGAATTCACCGCCAATTTGCACGACCCCGAAATGGGCGGTTTCGGCCCCTGGAGGCCCCCCAAGCCCAACTTCGGCGGCTTCCGAAGGGGGCACAGAGGCCGCGGCGTGATGATGAGAGGCCGAGGGCGAGGATTTAGAGGAGCGAATTTTAGAGCGCGAGGATTTAGAGGCGGTAGACGAG ctCCTCGCAGTTGA
- the LOC659549 gene encoding jupiter microtubule associated homolog 1, translated as MTSTNIFTGVGGGRNSSRVLKPPGGGHTDVLGLSAPPERPQEKKINPRNISSITEGTNVNMTEAKPVQKTEEKPVQRAEETPKEPVKQATEAPKPSAPANQEAPPPPQNNGNSRGRVPPGGFSSGGFW; from the coding sequence ATGACTTCCACTAATATCTTCACGGGGGTGGGCGGTGGCCGTAACTCCAGCCGGGTCTTGAAGCCTCCAGGTGGAGGACATACGGACGTCCTGGGGCTTTCAGCCCCGCCTGAGAGGCCCCAAGAGAAGAAGATCAATCCGAGGAACATTTCTTCCATTACTGAGGGCACGAATGTGAACATGACTGAAGCAAAACCGGTGCAAAAGACTGAAGAAAAGCCGGTTCAGAGGGCGGAAGAAACCCCCAAAGAACCGGTGAAACAAGCCACTGAGGCCCCAAAGCCTTCCGCACCGGCCAATCAAGAAGCCCCGCCCCCGCCACAAAATAACGGCAACTCGCGCGGGCGGGTGCCCCCAGGGGGCTTCTCTTCCGGCGGTTTTTGGTAA
- the ECSIT gene encoding evolutionarily conserved signaling intermediate in Toll pathway, mitochondrial isoform X1: MFVTRLVPLMRGNLRIVPKVGPLARTFSDSSEPKQLVTYRSFEEIETKNKNTYLDMIHIFVNRDSVHRRGHVEFIYSALKNMESFGVHKDLEVYKALIDVLPKGKFIPRNMFQVEFMHYPKQQQCIIDLLEQMEDNAVMPDYDMEELLKNIFGNRGFPLRKYWRMMYWMPKFKNASPWPIPNPLPDGVYELAKCAIERISSVDIQTQVTTYQSKDIEDCVDDTWIISAQAPIQKDLLKRHDVTEPLYVEGPFRVWLKHQQVTYFTLRKNAKFVAPIKEDLDDVSDIKIPFFNIKPPVKNLTVVPSVHEQEDGTILALCATGTSSKDSLVSWIRHLEKDNPVLAEVPVVFTLRSGTKEIVTVGDDRKQIENK; encoded by the coding sequence ATGTTCGTGACCAGGCTTGTGCCCCTGATGCGGGGCAACTTGCGCATTGTCCCAAAAGTGGGCCCCCTTGCGCGAACATTTAGCGATTCGTCCGAGCCCAAGCAACTGGTGACCTACCGCTCGTTTGAAGAAATCGAAACAAAGAACAAGAACACATACTTGGACATGATCCACATTTTCGTCAACCGAGACAGTGTCCACCGGCGGGGCCACGTTGAATTTATCTACTCTGCGCTAAAAAACATGGAAAGTTTTGGGGTCCACAAGGACCTTGAAGTGTACAAAGCCCTAATAGACGTCCTGCCGAAAGGCAAATTCATTCCGAGGAACATGTTTCAAGTCGAGTTCATGCACTACCCCAAGCAGCAGCAGTGCATTATCGACTTACTCGAACAAATGGAAGACAACGCTGTGATGCCCGACTACGACATGGAGGagcttttgaaaaatattttcggaaATCGGGGATTCCCCTTGCGCAAATATTGGCGGATGATGTACTGGATGCCCAAATTTAAAAACGCGTCGCCTTGGCCCATCCCGAACCCGCTCCCTGACGGCGTGTACGAGCTGGCAAAGTGCGCAATTGAGCGGATCAGCAGTGTGGACATCCAGACACAAGTTACGACGTATCAGAGTAAAGACATCGAGGATTGTGTGGACGATACGTGGATTATTAGCGCGCAAGCCCCCATCCAGAAGGACCTGTTGAAGAGACACGACGTGACGGAGCCTTTGTACGTCGAGGGGCCCTTTCGCGTCTGGCTGAAGCACCAACAAGTGACTTACTTCACCTTGCGCAAAAACGCCAAATTCGTAGCTCCAATCAAAGAGGATCTAGATGATGTCAGTGACATTAAAATCCCCTTTTTCAACATCAAGCCACCCGTGAAAAATCTGACAGTGGTACCAAGTGTCCATGAGCAAGAAGATGGTACTATTCTGGCACTATGTGCTACTGGGACCTCCAGTAAAGACTCACTAGTTTCGTGGATTCGGCATTTGGAAAAGGATAATCCGGTGTTGGCCGAAGTTCCGGTAGTTTTTACGCTTCGGAGCGGAACTAAAGAAATTGTCACAGTTGGCGATGATAggaaacaaattgaaaataaatga
- the ECSIT gene encoding evolutionarily conserved signaling intermediate in Toll pathway, mitochondrial isoform X2, producing the protein MRGNLRIVPKVGPLARTFSDSSEPKQLVTYRSFEEIETKNKNTYLDMIHIFVNRDSVHRRGHVEFIYSALKNMESFGVHKDLEVYKALIDVLPKGKFIPRNMFQVEFMHYPKQQQCIIDLLEQMEDNAVMPDYDMEELLKNIFGNRGFPLRKYWRMMYWMPKFKNASPWPIPNPLPDGVYELAKCAIERISSVDIQTQVTTYQSKDIEDCVDDTWIISAQAPIQKDLLKRHDVTEPLYVEGPFRVWLKHQQVTYFTLRKNAKFVAPIKEDLDDVSDIKIPFFNIKPPVKNLTVVPSVHEQEDGTILALCATGTSSKDSLVSWIRHLEKDNPVLAEVPVVFTLRSGTKEIVTVGDDRKQIENK; encoded by the coding sequence ATGCGGGGCAACTTGCGCATTGTCCCAAAAGTGGGCCCCCTTGCGCGAACATTTAGCGATTCGTCCGAGCCCAAGCAACTGGTGACCTACCGCTCGTTTGAAGAAATCGAAACAAAGAACAAGAACACATACTTGGACATGATCCACATTTTCGTCAACCGAGACAGTGTCCACCGGCGGGGCCACGTTGAATTTATCTACTCTGCGCTAAAAAACATGGAAAGTTTTGGGGTCCACAAGGACCTTGAAGTGTACAAAGCCCTAATAGACGTCCTGCCGAAAGGCAAATTCATTCCGAGGAACATGTTTCAAGTCGAGTTCATGCACTACCCCAAGCAGCAGCAGTGCATTATCGACTTACTCGAACAAATGGAAGACAACGCTGTGATGCCCGACTACGACATGGAGGagcttttgaaaaatattttcggaaATCGGGGATTCCCCTTGCGCAAATATTGGCGGATGATGTACTGGATGCCCAAATTTAAAAACGCGTCGCCTTGGCCCATCCCGAACCCGCTCCCTGACGGCGTGTACGAGCTGGCAAAGTGCGCAATTGAGCGGATCAGCAGTGTGGACATCCAGACACAAGTTACGACGTATCAGAGTAAAGACATCGAGGATTGTGTGGACGATACGTGGATTATTAGCGCGCAAGCCCCCATCCAGAAGGACCTGTTGAAGAGACACGACGTGACGGAGCCTTTGTACGTCGAGGGGCCCTTTCGCGTCTGGCTGAAGCACCAACAAGTGACTTACTTCACCTTGCGCAAAAACGCCAAATTCGTAGCTCCAATCAAAGAGGATCTAGATGATGTCAGTGACATTAAAATCCCCTTTTTCAACATCAAGCCACCCGTGAAAAATCTGACAGTGGTACCAAGTGTCCATGAGCAAGAAGATGGTACTATTCTGGCACTATGTGCTACTGGGACCTCCAGTAAAGACTCACTAGTTTCGTGGATTCGGCATTTGGAAAAGGATAATCCGGTGTTGGCCGAAGTTCCGGTAGTTTTTACGCTTCGGAGCGGAACTAAAGAAATTGTCACAGTTGGCGATGATAggaaacaaattgaaaataaatga
- the LOC659682 gene encoding G protein pathway suppressor 2 isoform X1 → MPAAVDNSKPDRSEQMWKVLKAHILRERARKKQEREAEVEEERLRKEREAREQQDVMTLGETREQISQLESKLQKLKEEKHQLFLQLKKVLNEDDNRRRQKENNDVLAIQALPTGLVHHQPLYISPSVPRNAVPQQQTFKTAVKRPRSPSPQPAPVSSYHQGYGYKPSVAVSSYQNSPQKDDGRRNELVRAVLWNKTQYPSQQATFYSVSPQDISMYYPLGSISSREPPPSRSAYEPPRPQTYHLEQKLPEHYTLRVPSSHGHVIHGGSIPLSPAQPKTGSITAGYPVRSQQQYQQSAPASLYTAQSRPLYQSPGTPMNYPPRE, encoded by the exons ATGCCTGCCGCTGTGGACAACAGCAAGCCGGATCGGTCCGAGCAGATGTGGAAGGTGCTCAAAGCGCACATTCTGCGTGAGCGCGCTCGCAAAAAGCAAGAACGGGAGGCCGAAGTGGAAGAGGAACGTCTCCGTAAAGAACGCGAAGCTCGCGAGCAACAAGACGTCATGACTTTGGGTGAAACCCGCGAACAGATCTCACAGCTTGAGAGCAAGCTCCAGAAACTGAAAGAGGAGAAACACCAGTTGTTTTTACAGTTGAAAAAAGTCCTCAACGAGGATGATAATAGGAGGCGACAGAAGGAGAACAA TGACGTGCTGGCGATTCAAGCCCTCCCGACGGGTCTGGTGCACCACCAGCCGTTGTACATCTCGCCCAGTGTGCCCCGCAATGCTGTGCCCCAGCAACAAACGTTTAAAACTGCGGTCAAACGCCCGCGGAGCCCTAGCCCGCAGCCGGCCCCCGTGTCGTCCTACCACCAAGGCTATGGCTACAAGCCCTCAGTGGCGGTCTCTTCCTACCAGAACTCGCCCCAAA AAGATGATGGTAGACGTAATGAGTTAGTGAGGGCAGTTTTATGGAACA AGACGCAATATCCGAGTCAGCAAGCAACGTTTTATTCGGTCTCTCCGCAGGATATTTCGATGTATTATCCTTTGGGGTCCATCTCGTCGCGGGAGCCCCCACCCTCTAGGAGCGCCTACGAGCCCCCACGGCCCCAAACGTACCACTTGGAGCAGAAATTACCCGAACATTACACTCTAAGAGTACCGAGTTCGCACGGACACGTCATTCATGGGGGCTCCATACCCTTGAGCCCCGCGCAGCCCAAGACTGGGAGCATCACAGCGGGGTACCCCGTCAGGAGCCAACAACAATACCAACAATCAGCCCCCGCGTCACTTTATACGGCTCAAAGTCGGCCGTTGTATCAATCGCCAGGGACTCCAATGAATTATCCTCCAAGagaataa
- the LOC659682 gene encoding G protein pathway suppressor 2 isoform X2 yields MPAAVDNSKPDRSEQMWKVLKAHILRERARKKQEREAEVEEERLRKEREAREQQDVMTLGETREQISQLESKLQKLKEEKHQLFLQLKKVLNEDDNRRRQKENNDVLAIQALPTGLVHHQPLYISPSVPRNAVPQQQTFKTAVKRPRSPSPQPAPVSSYHQGYGYKPSVAVSSYQNSPQKTQYPSQQATFYSVSPQDISMYYPLGSISSREPPPSRSAYEPPRPQTYHLEQKLPEHYTLRVPSSHGHVIHGGSIPLSPAQPKTGSITAGYPVRSQQQYQQSAPASLYTAQSRPLYQSPGTPMNYPPRE; encoded by the exons ATGCCTGCCGCTGTGGACAACAGCAAGCCGGATCGGTCCGAGCAGATGTGGAAGGTGCTCAAAGCGCACATTCTGCGTGAGCGCGCTCGCAAAAAGCAAGAACGGGAGGCCGAAGTGGAAGAGGAACGTCTCCGTAAAGAACGCGAAGCTCGCGAGCAACAAGACGTCATGACTTTGGGTGAAACCCGCGAACAGATCTCACAGCTTGAGAGCAAGCTCCAGAAACTGAAAGAGGAGAAACACCAGTTGTTTTTACAGTTGAAAAAAGTCCTCAACGAGGATGATAATAGGAGGCGACAGAAGGAGAACAA TGACGTGCTGGCGATTCAAGCCCTCCCGACGGGTCTGGTGCACCACCAGCCGTTGTACATCTCGCCCAGTGTGCCCCGCAATGCTGTGCCCCAGCAACAAACGTTTAAAACTGCGGTCAAACGCCCGCGGAGCCCTAGCCCGCAGCCGGCCCCCGTGTCGTCCTACCACCAAGGCTATGGCTACAAGCCCTCAGTGGCGGTCTCTTCCTACCAGAACTCGCCCCAAA AGACGCAATATCCGAGTCAGCAAGCAACGTTTTATTCGGTCTCTCCGCAGGATATTTCGATGTATTATCCTTTGGGGTCCATCTCGTCGCGGGAGCCCCCACCCTCTAGGAGCGCCTACGAGCCCCCACGGCCCCAAACGTACCACTTGGAGCAGAAATTACCCGAACATTACACTCTAAGAGTACCGAGTTCGCACGGACACGTCATTCATGGGGGCTCCATACCCTTGAGCCCCGCGCAGCCCAAGACTGGGAGCATCACAGCGGGGTACCCCGTCAGGAGCCAACAACAATACCAACAATCAGCCCCCGCGTCACTTTATACGGCTCAAAGTCGGCCGTTGTATCAATCGCCAGGGACTCCAATGAATTATCCTCCAAGagaataa
- the mrn gene encoding general transcription factor IIH subunit 4: MADAEPAQPSSLFLKPTNLECKNLYDYLKTRSSATLEKLYNHPTICLAVYRELPELARQYVIRILFVEQPVPQAVVASWGAQAFSKEHVYVSKVLSELSVWQEAAIPGGLLGWILSVTFKKNLKIALLGGGKPWSMSSALEVDSKARDVSFLDAYSLERWECVLHYMVGSQQQEGISADAVRILLHAGLMKRDEEDGSPVITRQGFQFLLLDRQAQVWHFLLQYLDTVEQRGLSLVECLTFLFQLSFSTLGKDYSTEGMSPGLLIFLQHLREFGLVYQRKRKAGRFYPTRLALNITCSQGPETRILEEDTPKGYIIVETNYRVYAYTDSNLQVALIGLFTELMYRFPNLVVGVITRDSIRQALKGGITADQIIGYLKQHAHPQMLEGEAKHPLPPTVVDQIKLWEIERNRLTYSEGVLYSQFLSQADFNILKEYAQSNGHLIWCNKEKRTLIINKSAHDDVKKFWKRYSKGN, encoded by the exons ATGGCAGACGCCGAGCCCGCGCAACCCAGCTCGCTTTTTTTGAAACCAACAAACTTAGAATGTAAAAACTTGTACGACTACTTAAAAACGCGCTCTTCGGCAACGTTGGAAAAACTCTACAACCATCCAACGATTTGTTTGGCCGTTTACCG AGAATTGCCAGAACTGGCACGCCAGTACGTGATTCGAATTTTGTTCGTTGAACAGCCGGTGCCCCAGGCAGTTGTGGCGTCATGGGGGGCTCAGGCCTTTTCCAA AGAGCACGTTTATGTGAGTAAGGTTTTGAGCGAATTGTCGGTATGGCAGGAGGCTGCGATTCCAGGGGGGCTCCTAGGTTGGATCCTTTCAGTTACGTTTAaaaagaatttgaaaattgccTTATTAGGGGG GGGCAAACCTTGGAGCATGTCTTCGGCTTTAGAAGTTGACAGTAAGGCAAGAGATGTGTCTTTTTTGGACGCTTATTCGCTCGAACGGTGGGAATGTGTGTTACATTACATGGTGGGGTCGCAACAACAAGAGGGAATTTCTGCGGATGCTGTCAGAATTTTACTACACGCTGGGCTTATGAAAAG AGACGAGGAAGATGGCAGTCCTGTTATAACACGTCAAGGCTTCCAGTTTTTACTCTTAGATAGGCAAGCACAAGTTTGGCATTTTTTACTCCAATATCTCGACACAGTTGAGCAAAGAGGATTAAGTCTGGTTGAATGTTTAACGTTTTTATTCCAACTCTCATTTAGTACACTTGGAAAA gattaTAGCACTGAAGGCATGAGTCCCggccttttaatttttctccaACACTTGAGAGAATTCGGATTAGTGTATCAAAGAAAA cgCAAAGCAGGCCGTTTTTACCCGACCAGATTGGCCTTAAATATTACGTGTAGCCAAGGCCCCGAAACTCGAATTTTGGAGGAAGACACTCCAAAAGGTTACATAATTGTAGAGACAAACTACAGGGTTTATGCTTACACGGATTCTAATCTTCAAGTTGCTTTAATTGGTCTTTTCACAGAACTGATGTATAG GTTTCCGAACCTTGTAGTGGGCGTAATAACACGTGATTCCATAAGACAGGCTTTGAAAGGGGGAATCACAGCCGATCAAATTATCGGGTACCTCAAACAACATGCACATCCTCAAATGTTGGAAGGTGAGGCCAAACATCCTCTACCTCCGACAGTTGTGGATCAAATCAAACTGTGGGAAATTGAGCGGAACAGATTAACGTATTCAGAGGGCGTTTTATACAGCCAATTCCTATCACAg gCTGATTTTAATATACTGAAAGAGTATGCACAGTCTAATGGCCATCTAATTTGGTGTAACAAAGAAAAACGGACTCTAATCATCAATAAATCGGCACATGATGATGTTAAAAAGTTCTGGAAGCGATATTCGAAaggaaattaa
- the LOC659825 gene encoding putative phosphatidate phosphatase isoform X1 translates to MASERETIIVPGKKILLDVFLVALVGFPILFIFLWLTPYRRGFFCNDEDLMHPYHPSTVPSIYLYIVGIIMNCTVMILIEFLNQPQTSHEVTFWKFRVPFWFYNVYYVLLVFAFGMACSQLSTDIMKYTVGRLRPHFLTVCKPDINCSLPSNQHVYHVDFNCTNKDYIHNARIMKEMRLSFPSGHSSFSMYTMLYFAIYLQRRMDWDGSKLLKHMLQFLAVAAAVFVAMTRISDNKHHWSDVLSGLVIGTIVACVTARVFSTLFQQHPTQDLVRKDFLELQGVNGNNAQTA, encoded by the exons ATGGCAAGTGAACGTGAGACTATAATTGTCCCCGGAAAGAAAATACTCTTGGACGTGTTTCTAGTGGCATTAG TTGGTTTCccgattttgtttatttttttatggctCACTCCGTATCGTCGGGGCTTTTTTTGCAACGACGAGGACCTTATGCACCCATATCATCCCTCGACGGTGCCAAGCATCTATCTGTACATTGTGGGCATTATCATGAATTGTACTGTG ATGATCCTGATCGAATTCCTGAACCAGCCGCAAACCAGCCACGAAGTGACTTTCTGGAAATTCCGCGTCCCCTTCTGGTTCTACAACGTCTACTACGTCCTTCTTGTTTTCGCCTTCGGCATGGCGTGCTCGCAATTAAGCACCGACATCATGAAGTACACAGTGGGCCGTCTCCGCCCTCATTTCCTCACAGTCTGCAAGCCCGACATCAACTGCTCGCTGCCCTCAAACCAGCACGTCTACCACGTGGATTTCAACTGCACCAACAAGGACTACATCCACAACGCCAGGATCATGAAAGAGATGAGACTGTCATTCCCTTCAGGACATTCCTCTTTCTCCATGTACACAATGCTCTATTTTGCTATTTATCTGCAAAGGAGAATGGACTGGGACGGCTCCAAGCTCTTGAAGCACATGCTGCAGTTTTTGGCCGTTGCGGCCGCCGTTTTTGTCGCAATGACGCGCATTTCTGACAACAAACACCACTGGAGCGATGTTCTAAGCGGACTGGTTATTGGGACCATTGTGGCGTGTGTTacg GCTCGTGTTTTTTCAACGCTGTTTCAACAACACCCCACACAGGATTTGGTAAGGAAGGATTTTCTTGAACTGCAAGGAGTTAACGGAAATAACGCCCAAACCGCGTAG
- the LOC659825 gene encoding putative phosphatidate phosphatase isoform X3 codes for MHPYHPSTVPSIYLYIVGIIMNCTVMILIEFLNQPQTSHEVTFWKFRVPFWFYNVYYVLLVFAFGMACSQLSTDIMKYTVGRLRPHFLTVCKPDINCSLPSNQHVYHVDFNCTNKDYIHNARIMKEMRLSFPSGHSSFSMYTMLYFAIYLQRRMDWDGSKLLKHMLQFLAVAAAVFVAMTRISDNKHHWSDVLSGLVIGTIVACVTARVFSTLFQQHPTQDLVRKDFLELQGVNGNNAQTA; via the exons ATGCACCCATATCATCCCTCGACGGTGCCAAGCATCTATCTGTACATTGTGGGCATTATCATGAATTGTACTGTG ATGATCCTGATCGAATTCCTGAACCAGCCGCAAACCAGCCACGAAGTGACTTTCTGGAAATTCCGCGTCCCCTTCTGGTTCTACAACGTCTACTACGTCCTTCTTGTTTTCGCCTTCGGCATGGCGTGCTCGCAATTAAGCACCGACATCATGAAGTACACAGTGGGCCGTCTCCGCCCTCATTTCCTCACAGTCTGCAAGCCCGACATCAACTGCTCGCTGCCCTCAAACCAGCACGTCTACCACGTGGATTTCAACTGCACCAACAAGGACTACATCCACAACGCCAGGATCATGAAAGAGATGAGACTGTCATTCCCTTCAGGACATTCCTCTTTCTCCATGTACACAATGCTCTATTTTGCTATTTATCTGCAAAGGAGAATGGACTGGGACGGCTCCAAGCTCTTGAAGCACATGCTGCAGTTTTTGGCCGTTGCGGCCGCCGTTTTTGTCGCAATGACGCGCATTTCTGACAACAAACACCACTGGAGCGATGTTCTAAGCGGACTGGTTATTGGGACCATTGTGGCGTGTGTTacg GCTCGTGTTTTTTCAACGCTGTTTCAACAACACCCCACACAGGATTTGGTAAGGAAGGATTTTCTTGAACTGCAAGGAGTTAACGGAAATAACGCCCAAACCGCGTAG
- the LOC659825 gene encoding putative phosphatidate phosphatase isoform X2 produces MASERETIIVPGKKILLDVFLVALVGFPILFIFLWLTPYRRGFFCNDEDLMHPYHPSTVPSIYLYIVGIIMNCTVMILIEFLNQPQTSHEVTFWKFRVPFWFYNVYYVLLVFAFGMACSQLSTDIMKYTVGRLRPHFLTVCKPDINCSLPSNQHVYHVDFNCTNKDYIHNARIMKEMRLSFPSGHSSFSMYTMLYFAIYLQRRMDWDGSKLLKHMLQFLAVAAAVFVAMTRISDNKHHWSDVLSGLVIGTIVACVTATVGFKHEFVPFNEYEYIPSSPPNTHTSV; encoded by the exons ATGGCAAGTGAACGTGAGACTATAATTGTCCCCGGAAAGAAAATACTCTTGGACGTGTTTCTAGTGGCATTAG TTGGTTTCccgattttgtttatttttttatggctCACTCCGTATCGTCGGGGCTTTTTTTGCAACGACGAGGACCTTATGCACCCATATCATCCCTCGACGGTGCCAAGCATCTATCTGTACATTGTGGGCATTATCATGAATTGTACTGTG ATGATCCTGATCGAATTCCTGAACCAGCCGCAAACCAGCCACGAAGTGACTTTCTGGAAATTCCGCGTCCCCTTCTGGTTCTACAACGTCTACTACGTCCTTCTTGTTTTCGCCTTCGGCATGGCGTGCTCGCAATTAAGCACCGACATCATGAAGTACACAGTGGGCCGTCTCCGCCCTCATTTCCTCACAGTCTGCAAGCCCGACATCAACTGCTCGCTGCCCTCAAACCAGCACGTCTACCACGTGGATTTCAACTGCACCAACAAGGACTACATCCACAACGCCAGGATCATGAAAGAGATGAGACTGTCATTCCCTTCAGGACATTCCTCTTTCTCCATGTACACAATGCTCTATTTTGCTATTTATCTGCAAAGGAGAATGGACTGGGACGGCTCCAAGCTCTTGAAGCACATGCTGCAGTTTTTGGCCGTTGCGGCCGCCGTTTTTGTCGCAATGACGCGCATTTCTGACAACAAACACCACTGGAGCGATGTTCTAAGCGGACTGGTTATTGGGACCATTGTGGCGTGTGTTacg GCTACTGTTGGGTTTAAACACGAGTTTGTTCCTTTTAACGAGTATGAATACATCCCAAGTAGTCCTCCTAACACTCACACTTCTGTTTAA